Genomic segment of Triticum aestivum cultivar Chinese Spring chromosome 6A, IWGSC CS RefSeq v2.1, whole genome shotgun sequence:
ttgtttgtagctagttagttcaacaaatgcatgatggttaattatatattttatattataataatgcagatgaatcggcaatggatgtacggtaaccgactctccggcgagttcactacgggtttgaaagatttcctcgtagtggctaatgcgaacaagcaggggggttttgttatctgtccatgtgttatctgtaagaatcagaagggttactcttcctcaagagatgttcacatgcatctgcttcggcacggtttcatgccaagctataattgttggaccaagcatggagaaagaggggttataatggaagaagatgaagaaggggatgatttcatcgatgaaagctatcttgctcatttcggtgatactttcatggaggatgctgaaggtgaaggggaaggtgaagaagaggcacgtgatgatcccgttgatgatcttggtcggaccattgctgatgcacggagacgctgcgaaactgaaaaggagagggagaatttggatcgcatgttagaggatcacagaaaggcgctgtaccccggatgcgatgatggtctgaaaaagctgggctgcacactggatttgctgaaatggaaggcagaggcaggtgtagctgactcggcatttgaaaacttgctgaaaatgttgaagaatatgtttccaaaggataacgagttgcccgccagtacgtacgaagcaaagaaggttgtctgccctctaggtttagaggttctgaagatacatgcatgcatcaacgactgcatcctctaccgcggtgaatacgagaatttgaatgaatgcccggtatgcactgcattgcgttataagatcagaggtgatgaccctggtgacgatgttgagggccagaaacccaggaagagggttcccgccaaggtgatgtggtatgctcctataataccacggttgaaacgtctgttcaggaacaaagagcatgccaagttgttgcgatggcacaaagaggaccgtaagtcggacggggagttgagacacaccgcagatggaacgcaatggagaaagatcgacagatggttcaaagattttgcagctgacgcaaggaacataagatttgctctaagtacggatggcatgaatccttttggcgagcagagctccagccatagcacctggcccgtgactctatgcatctacaaccttcctccttggttgtgcatgaagcggaagttcattatgatgccagtgctcatcgaaggtccgaagcaacccggcaacgacatcgatgtgtacctaaggccattagttgatgaacttttacagctgtggggtggtgtccgtgtgtgggatgagcacaaacaagaggaatttgacctacgagcgttgcttttcgtaaccatcaacgattggcctgctcttagtaacctttcgggactgtcaaataagggatacaatgcatgcacgcactgcttacatgagactgaaagtgtacatttgccaaattgtaagaagaacgtgtaccttgggcatcgtcgatttcttccgaaaattcatccagtaagaaagaaaggcaagcattacaacggcaaggcagatcaccggccgaagcctgcggaacgcactggtgctgaggtatttgatatggtcaaggatttgaaagtcatctttggaaagggtcctggcggacaatcagttccgaagggagctgacgggcacgcagccatgtggaagaagaaatctatattctgggagctagaatatttgaaagtcctagatgtccgctctgcaatcgacgtgatgcacgttacgaagaatatttgcgtgaacctcctaagcttcttgggcgtgtatgggaagacaaatgatacaaaggaagcacggcaggaccagcaacgtttgaaagaccctgatgaccgacattcggaatggtttcaaggtcgtgccagctacgctctgaccaaagaagagaaggtcatcttttttgaatgcctgagcagtatgaaggtcccgtctggattctcgtccaatataaagggaataataaacatggcggagaaaaagttccaaaacctgaagtctcacgactgccacgtgattatgacgcaattgcttccgattgctttgagggggctcctgccggaaaatgttcgagtagccattgtgaagctatgtgcattcctcaatgcaatctctcagaaggtaatcaatccaaaagttctaccacggttacagaacgatgtgatccaatgtcttgtcagtttcgagttggtgttcccgccatccttcttcaatattatgacgcacctcctggttcacctagtcgaagagattttcgttctcggtcctgtatttctacacaatatgttccccttcgagaggttcatgggagtattaaagaaatatgttcgtaaccgtgctaggccagaaggaagcatcgccaagggctacggaaatgaggaggtaattgagttttgtgttgactttgttcctgaccttaagccgattggtcttcctcgatcgcggcacgaggggagactaagtggaaaaggcacgatcggaaggaaatcaacgatatgtatggacggccattctctgactgaagcacaccacactgtactgaccaattccagcttggtggctccgtactttgagaaacacaagaatattttacgctcggacaacccggggaagcctgaatcctggattaggaaggcccacatggagactttcggcagttggttgaaaaaacatttaatgaatgacaatgatgttgtagatcagctgtacatgttgaccaagacaccatcttcgactataacgactttccaagggtacgagataaatgggaatacattttacacgatcgcccaagataaaaagagcaccaaccaaaacagtggtgtccgctttgatgcagcaaccgagaatgggcaaaaggtcacatattatggttacatagaggagatatgggaacttgactatggaccctcctttaaggtccctttgttccggtgcaaatggttcaagctaacaggaggtggggtaaaggtggaccagcaatacggaatgacaatggtggatttcaacaatcttggttaccttgacgaaccattcgtcctagcgaaagatgtcgctcaggttttctatgtgaaggacatgagtagcaaaccgaggaaacggaaagataagaaaacgatcagtgcatcatgcgatgatccaaagcgccacattgttctttcagggaaaagaaacatcgtgggagtggaggacaagacagacatgtcagaagattataatatgtttgctgaaattccgcccttcaaagtgaacaccgacccaagcattaagttaaatgatgaggatgctccatggatacggcacaatgtaagcaagcagggacacaagggaagaaatgatgtgtaataatttattgtatcaaaccttttgtcaaaccttcaaggggttttaaaatgaattagttttatttttctgatttttttgatatataattgtatttttaagatttgaaaatgaagaaaaaaacagaagaaaaaaacagaagaaaaaaacagaagaaaaaagNNNNNNNNNNNNNNNNNNNNNNNNNNNNNNNNNNNNNNNNNNNNNNNNNNNNNNNNNNNNNNNNNNNNNNNNNNNNNNNNNNNNNNNNNNNNNNNNNNNNNNNNNNNNNNNNNNNNNNNNNNNNNNNNNNNNNNNNNNNNNNNNNNNNNNNNNNNNNNNNNNNNNNNNNNNNNNNNNNNNNNNNNNNNNNNNNNNNNNNNNNNNNNNNNNNNNNNNNNNNNNNNNNNNNNNNNNNNNNNNNNNNNNNNNNNNNNNNNNNNNNNNNNNNNNNNNNNNNNNNNNNNNNNNNNNNNNNNNNNNNNNNNNNNNNNNNNNNNNNNNNNNNNNNNNNNNNNNNNNNNNNNNNNNNNNNNNNNNNNNNNNNNNNNNNNNNNNNNNNNNNNNNNNNNNNNNNNNNNNNNNNNNNNNNNNNNNNNNNNNNNNNNNNNNNNNNNNNNNNNNNNNNNNNNNNNNNNNNNNNNNNNNNNNNNNNNNNNNNNNNNNNNNNNNNNNNNNNNNNNNNNNNNNNNNNNNNNNNNNNNNNNNNNNNNNNNNNNNNNNNNNNNNNNNNNNNNNNNNNNNNNNNNNNNNNNNNNNNNNNNNNNNNNNNNNNNNNNNNNNNNNNNNNNNNNNNNNNNNNNNNNNNNNNNNNNNNNNNNNNNNNNNNNNNNNNNNNNNNNNNNNNNNNNNNNNNNNNNNNNNNNNNNNNNNNNNNNNNNNNNNNNNNNNNNNNNNNNNNNNNNNNNNNNNNNNNNNNNNNNNNNNNNNNNNNNNNNNNNNNNNNNNNNNNNNNNNNNNNNNNNNNNNNNNNNNNNNNNNNNNNNNNNNNNNNNNNNNNNNNNNNNNNNNNNNNNNNNNNNNNNNNNNNNNNNNNNNNNNNNNNNNNNNNNNNNNNNNNNNNNNNNNNNNNNNNNNNNNNNNNNNNNNNNNNNNNNNNNNNNNNNNNNNNNNNNNNNNNNNNNNNNNNNNNNNNNNNNNNNNNNNNNNNNNNNNNNNNNNNNNNNNNNNNNNNNNNNNNNNNNNNNNNNNNNNNNNNNNNNNNNNNNNNNNNNNNNNNNNNNNNNNNNNNNNNNNNNNNNNNNNNNNNNNNNNNNNNNNNNNNNNNNNNNNNNNNNNNNNNNNNNNNNNNNNNNNNNNNNNNNNNNNNNNNNNNNNNNNNNNNNNNNNNNNNNNNNNNNNNNNNNNNNNNNNNNNNNNNNNNNNNNNNNNNNNNNNNNNNNNNNNNNNNNNNNNNNNNNNNNNNNNNNNNNNNNNNNNNNNNNNNNNNNNNNNNNNNNNNNNNNNNNNNNNNNNNNNNNNNNNNNNNNNNNNNNNNNNNNNNNNNNNNNNNNNNNNNNNNNNNNNNNNNNNNNNNNNNNNNNNNNNNNNNNNNNNNNNNNNNNNNNNNNNNNNNNNNNNNNNNNNNNNNNNNNNNNNNNNNNNNNNNNNNNNNNNNNNNNNNNNNNNNNNNNNNNNNNNNNNNNNNNNNNNNNNNNNNNNNNNNNNNNNNNNNNNNNNNNNNNNNNNNNNNNNNNNNNNNNNNNNNNNNNNNNNNNNNNNNNNNNNNNNNNNNNNNNNNNNNNNNNNNNNNNNNNNNNNNNNNNNNNNNNNNNNNNNNNNNNNNNNNNNNNNNNNNNNNNNNNNNNNNNNNNNNNNNNNNNNNNNNNNNNNNNNNNNNNNNNNNNNNNNNNNNNNNNNNNNNNNNNNNNNNNNNNNNNNNNNNNNNNNNNNNNNNNNNNNNNNNNNNNNNNNNNNNNNNNNNNNNNNNNNNNNNNNNNNNNNNNNNNNNNNNNNNNNNNNNNNNNNNNNNNNNNNNNNNNNNNNNNNNNNNNNNNNNNNNNNNNNNNNNNNNNNNNNNNNNNNNNNNNNNNNNNNNNNNNNNNNNNNNNNNNNNNNNNNNNNNNNNNNNNNNNNNNNNNNNNNNNNNNNNNNNNNNNNNNNNNNNNNNNNNNNNNNNNNNNNNNNNNNNNNNNNNNNNNNNNNNNNNNNNNNNNNNNNNNNNNNNNNNNNNNNNNNNNNNNNNNNNNNNNNNNNNNNNNNNNNNNNNNNNNNNNNNNNNNNNNNNNNNNNNNNNNNNNNNNNNNNNNNNNNNNNNNNNNNNNNNNNNNNNNNNNNNNNNNNNNNNNNNNNNNNNNNNNNNNNNNNNNNNNNNNNNNNNNNNNNNNNNNNNNNNNNNNNNNNNNNNNNNNNNNNNNNNNNNNNNNNNNNNNNNNNNNNNNNNNNNNNNNNNNNNNNNNNNNNNNNNNNNNNNNNNNNNNNNNNNNNNNNNNNNNNNNNNNNNNNNNNNNNNNNNNNNNNNNNNNNNNNNNNNNNNNNNNNNNNNNNNNNNNNNNNNNNNNNNNNNNNNNNNNNNNNNNNNNNNNNNNNNNNNNNNNNNNNNNNNNNNNNNNNNNNNNNNNNNNNNNNNNNNNNNNNNNNNNNNNNNNNNNNNNNNNNNNNNNNNNNNNNNNNNNNNNNNNNNNNNNNNNNNNNNNNNNNNNNNNNNNNNNNNNNNNNNNNNNNNNNNNNNNNNNNNNNNNNNNNNNNNNNNNNNNNNNNNNNNNNNNNNNNNNNNNNNNNNNNNNNNNNNNNNNNNNNNNNNNNNNNNNNNNNNNNNNNNNNNNNNNNNNNNNNNNNNNNNNNNNNNNNNNNNNNNNNNNNNNNNNNNNNNNNNNNNNNNNNNNNNNNNNNNNNNNNNNNNNNNNNNNNNNNNNNNNNNNNNNNNNNNNNNNNNNNNNNNNNNNNNNNNNNNNNNNNNNNNNNNNNNNNNNNNNNNNNNNNNNNNNNNNNNNNNNNNNNNNNNNNNNNNNNNNNNNNNNNNNNNNNNNNNNNNNNNNNNNNNNNNNNNNNNNNNNNNNNNNNNNNNNNNNNNNNNNNNNNNNNNNNNNNNNNNNNNNNNNNNNNNNNNNNNNNNNNNNNNNNNNNNNNNNNNNNNNNNNNNNNNNNNNNNNNNNNNNNNNNNNNNNNNNNNNNNNNNNNNNNNNNNNNNNNNNNNNNNNNNNNNNNNNNNNNNNNNNNNNNNNNNNNNNNNNNNNNNNNNNNNNNNNNNNNNNNNNNNNNNNNNNNNNNNNNNNNNNNNNNNNNNNNNNNNNNNNNNNNNNNNNNNNNNNNNNNNNNNNNNNNNNNNNNNNNNNNNNNNNNNNNNNNNNNNNNNNNNNNNNNNNNNNNNNNNNNNNNNNNNNNNNNNNNNNNNNNNNNNNNNNNNNNNNNNNNNNNNNNNNNNNNNNNNNNNNNNNNNNNNNNNNNNNNNNNNNNNNNNNNNNNNNNNNNNNNNNNNNNNNNNNNNNNNNNNNNNNNNNNNNNNNNNNNNNNNNNNNNNNNNNNNNNNNNNNNNNNNNNNNNNNNNNNNNNNNNNNNNNNNNNNNNNNNNNNNNNNNNNNNNNNNNNNNNNNNNNNNNNNNNNNNNNNNNNNNNNNNNNNNNNNNNNNNNNNNNNNNNNNNNNNNNNNNNNNNNNNNNNNNNNNNNNNNNNNNNNNNNNNNNNNNNNNNNNNNNNNNNNNNNNNNNNNNNNNNNNNNNNNNNNNNNNNNNNNNNNNNNNNNNNNNNNNNNNNNNNNNNNNNNNNNNNNNNNNNNNNNNNNNNNNNNNNNNNNNNNNNNNNNNNNNNNNNNNNNNNNNNNNNNNNNNNNNNNNNNNNNNNNNNNNNNNNNNNNNNNNNNNNNNNNNNNNNNNNNNNNNNNNNNNNNNNNNNNNNNNNNNNNNNNNNNNNNNNNNNNNNNNNNNNNNNNNNNNNNNNNNNNNNNNNNNNNNNNNNNNNNNNNNNNNNNNNNNNNNNNNNNNNNNNNNNNNNNNNNNNNNNNNNNNNNNNNNNNNNNNNNNNNNNNNNNNNNNNNNNNNNNNNNNNNNNNNNNNNNNNNNNNNNNNNNNNNNNNNNNNNNNNNNNNNNNNNNNNNNNNNNNNNNNNNNNNNNNNNNNNNNNNNNNNNNNNNNNNNNNNNNNNNNNNNNNNNNNNNNNNNNNNNNNNNNNNNNNNNNNNNNNNNNNNNNNNNNNNNNNNNNNNNNNNNNNNNNNNNNNNNNNNNNNNNNNNNNNNNNNNNNNNNNNNNNNNNNNNNNNNNNNNNNNNNNNNNNNNNNNNNNNNNNNNNNNNNNNNNNNNNNNNNNNNNNNNNNNNNNNNNNNNNNNNNNNNNNNNNNNNNNNNNNNNNNNNNNNNNNNNNNNNNNNNNNNNNNNNNNNNNNNNNNNNNNNNNNNNNNNNNNNNNNNNNNNNNNNNNNNNNNNNNNNNNNNNNNNNNNNNNNNNNNNNNNNNNNNNNNNNNNNNNNNNNNNNNNNNNNNNNNNNNNNNNNNNNNNNNNNNNNNNNNNNNNNNNNNNNNNNNNNNNNNNNNNNNNNNNNNNNNNNNNNNNNNNNNNNNNNNNNNNNNNNNNNNNNNNNNNNNNNNNNNNNNNNNNNNNNNNNNNNNNNNNNNNNNNNNNNNNNNNNNNNNNNNNNNNNNNNNNNNNNNNNNNNNNNNNNNNNNNNNNNNNNNNNNNNNNNNNNNNNNNNNNNNNNNNNNNNNNNNNNNNNNNNNNNNNNNNNNNNNNNNNNNNNNNNNNNNNNNNNNNNNNNNNNNNNNNNNNNNNNNNNNNNNNNNNNNNNNNNNNNNNNNNNNNNNNNNNNNNNNNNNNNNNNNNNNNNNNNNNNNNNNNNNNNNNNNNNNNNNNNNNNNNNNNNNNNNNNNNNNNNNNNNNNNNNNNNNNNNNNNNNNNNNNNNNNNNNNNNNNNNNNNNNNNNNNNNNNNNNNNNNNNNNNNNNNNNNNNNNNNNNNNNNNNNNNNNNNNNNNNNNNNNNNNNNNNNNNNNNNNNNNNNNNNNNNNNNNNNNNNNNNNNNNNNNNNNNNNNNNNNNNNNNNNNNNNNNNNNNNNNNNNNNNNNNNNNNNNNNNNNNNNNNNNNNNNNNNNNNNNNNNNNNNNNNNNNNNNNNNNNNNNNNNNNNNNNNNNNNNNNNNNNNNNNNNNNNNNNNNNNNNNNNNNNNNNNNNNNNNNNNNNNNNNNNNNNNNNNNNNNNNNNNNNNNNNNNNNNNNNNNNNNNNNNNNNNNNNNNNNNNNNNNNNNNNNNNNNNNNNNNNNNNNNNNNNNNNNNNNNNNNNNNNNNNNNNNNNNNNNNNNNNNNNNNNNNNNNNNNNNNNNNNNNNNNNNNNNNNNNNNNNNNNNNNNNNNNNNNNNNNNNNNNNNNNNNNNNNNNNNNNNNNNNNNNNNNNNNNNNNNNNNNNNNNNNNNNNNNNNNNNNNNNNNNNNNNNNNNNNNNNNNNNNNNNNNNNNNNNNNNNNNNNNNNNNNNNNNNNNNNNNNNNNNNNNNNNNNNNNNNNNNNNNNNNNNNNNNNNNNNNNNNNNNNNNNNNNNNNNNNNNNNNNNNNNNNNNNNNNNNNNNNNNNNNNNNNNNNNNNNNNNNNNNNNNNNNNNNNNNNNNNNNNNNNNNNNNNNNNNNNNNNNNNNNNNNNNNNNNNNNNNNNNNNNNNNNNNNNNNNNNNNNNNNNNNNNNNNNNNNNNNNNNNNNNNNNNNNNNNNNNNNNNNNNNNNNNNNNNNNNNNNNNNNNNNNNNNNNNNNNNNNNNNNNNNNNNNNNNNNNNNNNNNNNNNNNNNNNNNNNNNNNNNNNNNNNNNNNNNNNNNNNNNNNNNNNNNNNNNNNNNNNNNNNNNNNNNNNNNNNNNNNNNNNNNNNNNNNNNNNNNNNNNNNNNNNNNNNNNNNNNNNNNNNNNNNNNNNNNNNNNNNNNNNNNNNNNNNNNNNNNNNNNNNNNNNNNNNNNNNNNNNNNNNNNNNNNNNNNNNNNNNNNNNNNNNNNNNNNNNNNNNNNNNNNNNNNNNNNNNNNNNNNNNNNNNNNNNNNNNNNNNNNNNNNNNNNNNNNNNNNNNNNNNNNNNNNNNNNNNNNNNNNNNNNNNNNNNNNNNNNNNNNNNNNNNNNNNNNNNNNNNNNNNNNNNNNNNNNNNNNNNNNNNNNNNNNNNNNNNNNNNNNNNNNNNNNNNNNNNNNNNNNNNNNNNNNNNNNNNNNNNNNNNNNNNNNNNNNNNNNNNNNNNNNNNNNNNNNNNNNNNNNNNNNNNNNNNNNNNNNNNNNNNNNNNNNNNNNNNNNNNNNNNNNNNNNNNNNNNNNNNNNNNNNNNNNNNNNNNNNNNNNNNNNNNNNNNNNNNNNNNNNNNNNNNNNNNNNNNNNNNNNNNNNNNNNNNNNNNNNNNNNNNNNNNNNNNNNNNNNNNNNNNNNNNNNttcaaaattaaaataaagcacaaaagaaataaaacaatacaaattaaacagaaaacaggtttaaggggggggggggctaaaaccctaaacctgcggcggcctttagtcgcggttggccagaagaaccgcgactaaaggtcctccgccccgacggccacctgacgcccacgtggacgggcctttagtcgcggttcttaagcaaccgcgactaaagggggggggggcctttagtcgcgcccggtctgtcgcggttgcgcaaccgcgactaatggcagttgcgaaccgcgaccaaaggccctttttccaccagtgttaTATCTTGAAACTCACCTCCCGTGCATCCTATGATCATCACCACCTTAGATTCCACCCTTAAATGAGGAATAGTCTTCACCAAACTCATAAAACTGCTACAATTTTTATCAATCACTTTGTCTTCAACAGAGAATTGTTGAATCTGTTCAGCTGATACTTCTTGGTCGGAGACAGCCATCGATACAGGAGCCGCAGAGTACACATGAACAACAAAACCGCAGCCCTCCACAGATTGTTCCTTACCAACAACTTCCAGATCGCGGGAATGAAAGAAAGCCGCCGCTCGAGCCCTCATAACTTGTAAGCATCGCCCCGGGTCGCGCGAGCTGCGGACCAAATGCAACGCCCGCGTCCTTAGCTGATGTAGGACCATCGAATCCAATCCAAGGCTCCCAGGCACCATTCGTGTGGAACCAAGAAGGTCACTGGGAACAGCATCCAATCCCATATGAACACCTCAGGCAAGGAGGAGGGGATCTGGCCTGAGCCTGAAGAAAAGGGGCGGAGCAGAGCAACGAAAGTGGGCAAAGAACTGAAGAAGAGAGGCCGAGGCGGAGGAAGAGCTGGAAGGGGAAAAACAGGGGAAAGCCTAGATCGGAAGGGGAATCAGCTGGGGATGGAGatcaggaggaagaggaggacggcaGATCGCCAATCGCCGGCATGTCGCCAAGTCGAAGCTTCTTCCCACTACCTCTTTCTCTAAACGCACGATTTAATGTTGTGAAGGAGACGCACACGCCCTCGATCTGATCTCGCCCAAACTTCATAcacgccgccgcgatctgaggcTGTATAGCCGAGACTCGAAACATCGAGGATTTCCGCTGTACGCCTTGCTCCACGTGCGTCCGAGGGTTTCTGCACGCTAACACGCGTCTGCCGTCAGCTTCCAAATCGATCTGCCGATCTCGATGCTTGCCTACGCGCCTGTCGTCGGTTGCACGCGCTCTGCTGCACACCGCTGCCTTCCGATTGCTTCCTAGCAGAACTCCCGCCGCCCATCGATCTTTTCCGGTCGCAGGTCTCGACCACTGACCAATTCAACGAATTCTACTCCGATCTCTAGATCAACAACCGCAACCTCAAATCGAatcttgctcatgataccacttgttagaataaatccgaggcataccgtcgatcatccgaggaccaagcaatcacacgagcacgacaccgagatttgttaacgaggttcaccgacatggctacatccccggggcttgactacgggcgctcctccccatgacaccgtcacaataccgcaccccggccgcccgggcgccggcacacgccgccggctcccccgcgtgcccgtgctattatgttggcataggttacatcgtgtgtctagccccgctatatatgagaggcctaggatacaagtgtcctactaggacacgactccatatcctatctaaacacaatacaactacaagtccaactgtaacctaccttgtacacaatattcgacacaactctaacataaTGAATACCAGTGATCACGTGAGCAACATGTAACGACATGGAGAATAAGGCTACATGGTCCTTGTTCCAGACCGCTTGTGCTGCATTCATCGGTTGCTAGAGACCAACTGCTAGTATTGAGGTAGTATTGCATAAAATGTTGCTCTCGTGGATGGCGATAGACAATAGTATCGCCTACAATGGTAGGCAGTGCCTTAGAGGAGACACACAAATTGCGCCCTCCCACGAAGATGGATTTGTCTCCGATGCTTTTAACCCGGATAAACCTATTTAAAACAACATCTGCAAACTTGTAAACTGCGAGGTGTGTCAACGAAATGTCGTTGTGCCCGACCACTAAGATCTCCGAGTTGCATTCTACTAAATAGACAGGGTAGCATAGTTTCTCCCTTGGAAACGTGACGATCAACTTCGGTGGATCGTGCGAGTGTGCCTCAATCTAAAAAATCTGTGATAAATAAGTATTTTCCATATTCATAGTCTGATGCACCAGGTATTGCTTGCCTCGGAACGACAACGGTCCATAATGACTTGGAAGTCTCCAATGCATTAGAAAAGTCCATTTAGTATCCTGGGAGGTGGCAACAGCCGCATACATCAGGTGAATGAAGATAACCATCACCCTCACGACTCCGGCATCAATAGAAACAGAAGCGGACATGCGTCTCAGCTGTGGCAGGTTCGCATATGGATGACTCATGTGCAAGTTATGAGACGCTAGTGGTGGGAGCTCAACAATATCACCGGTGAAAGGGTGGAGGAGGCGGATGGCCGTGTCCTCGTCTCGCTGGAGGAGCAGGAGGCCCTCGACCGAGTCAAGAACACAGTGATCCTTGAACAGCGGGAGCCGGACGCGAACTAAAACCCCAGAGTCAAGGTTGAAGAAGCGTGTGTGTTCACCGAGCCTTTCATGGCCAGGATAAAGCCCGTGGCCCTCAGCGAACATCATCCAGCGGCGCGGGTGAAAACGTGGATCAATGATGCCACGGCCACACGGAGACTTGGTGGCAGACCGCCAATTGGTGCAGGCAGCACGGAAGCGGACATAGTCCGTCAGGTCGCCGGACAGCAAGCGCCAGCCAACAAGGCGAACCAGATCTTCTGGCAGCGATGCCCATGGAGACCCGCTGGCCGCCGCTAGCAAAGGTGGCATCTTACGGCTACAGATCGACGATCCGATCCTGCAAGAGACGTGCAACTTTTGTTAGTGTACAAAACAAGCACTAGATCGAGAAGGGCAACAAAAATCAATACTAGTAGAATGCATGGTAGAAGAAGACGTGCGTACGTGCTTAGGGATCTAAACTTTACGGCGAGAGTTTCACGGCCGGCGGCAGGAAGAATGTTGGATGCATCAAAAACTTTACCTCGCGTATAAGAAGAAGTCTTGTCTTTTGTataagaagaagcagcagctttgCGTGGGTTTAGGGAAACAAGCTACCAATACGATTCGCGTACGATCTATATAGGATGGGAAAAAAAGTCCAGCGCGAACGCTCGCGCGCCACCGATTTCCCTAGGGCCTAGGGGCCCACCCAATGCGTGGCCCAATCAGACAGCCAGTGTTTGCTACAGCTACGGGCGAGACCTCCTCTTCGGCGCCTTATGCGCCGGTTGGCGCAACTGGCACGCAGCAGCttgcgaatgggccggcccatgaacagCAGGTCAGTGCGAAAATGTATTCATGACTTATGCGCCGGTTGGCGCAACTGGCACGCAGCAGCttgcgaatgggccggcccatgaacagCAGGTCAGTGCGAAAATGTATTCATGACAGGAAAAAACAAACGCAAATGAAGCTGCGGATTCGAACCCGCACCATTATGCTCCTGCGCATGGTTGCCTAACCAGTACACCAATACAGCCCTTCCGAAAAGATTGCAACGCGAAATGTCTAACAACTATATTTTAGCCGCGCTCTTTAGAAAAATGGGATTTCTTTTGAAAAGaaatctgaacaaattttgaatgccCACAGATTTTAAAAAACATCACGAATTAgaaggaaaaaaaatcatgttttcaaaaagttcataaaaattggAGTTCATcggttttcaaaaaagttcatcgattttgaaaaaacattcatcgacttttgaaaaagttcatcgtttttga
This window contains:
- the LOC123131039 gene encoding uncharacterized protein, giving the protein MPPLLAAASGSPWASLPEDLVRLVGWRLLSGDLTDYVRFRAACTNWRSATKSPCGRGIIDPRFHPRRWMMFAEGHGLYPGHERLGEHTRFFNLDSGVLVRVRLPLFKDHCVLDSVEGLLLLQRDEDTAIRLLHPFTGDIVELPPLASHNLHMSHPYANLPQLRRMSASVSIDAGVVRVMVIFIHLMYAAVATSQDTKWTFLMHWRLPSHYGPLSFRGKQYLVHQTMNMENTYLSQIF